From one Butyricimonas faecihominis genomic stretch:
- a CDS encoding FimB/Mfa2 family fimbrial subunit: protein MKRIIYTLMTFSLIVGFWGCGGSGGGEDEPEPIPGEKVVKVECVLKSGVSSLDDTGLKGIISHVRLYVFDQAGKLQESFKYNSVDGIEKLELNKGNYTIVFVGNVLEDANIAGDVVGTALSDMKIQLTKKEGAANFTPLGDVLFAKSSLAVGDDDTSVELTAKRTLATTKMQVTDYSGKIAEVGILVPNVGTTLAFGETEWKNPGTVFVAMTKGGNIRGFSRAEEENHYSATMNIVVLDEGTSTGASNNIECNIIARDDTREIVLTQALTLDVKTKPDMQVVTNMEVNESDAGDGQLESAVNKVETTDETGNTEVLPDDKIDIKKNDVNVNVLPGDWQIGNTEDVEVGKPESVVQPEGTEKDWEKGNVEDVVVKD, encoded by the coding sequence ATGAAAAGAATTATCTATACATTGATGACATTCTCCTTGATTGTAGGATTTTGGGGTTGTGGAGGTTCTGGTGGCGGAGAGGATGAACCGGAACCTATTCCGGGAGAGAAAGTTGTTAAAGTCGAATGCGTATTGAAAAGTGGTGTTAGCAGTTTGGACGATACCGGGTTGAAAGGGATCATTTCTCACGTGCGATTATACGTGTTTGATCAGGCAGGAAAACTTCAGGAGAGTTTTAAATATAACTCTGTGGATGGAATTGAAAAATTGGAATTGAACAAAGGAAACTACACGATTGTGTTTGTTGGTAACGTGTTGGAGGATGCCAATATTGCGGGTGATGTGGTTGGAACCGCTCTTTCTGATATGAAAATCCAGTTGACGAAGAAGGAAGGTGCAGCAAATTTCACGCCATTAGGGGATGTGCTTTTTGCGAAAAGTTCGCTAGCTGTAGGAGATGATGATACTAGCGTGGAACTGACAGCGAAGCGAACGTTGGCGACGACAAAGATGCAAGTGACTGATTATTCGGGAAAGATTGCGGAAGTGGGAATACTCGTGCCTAACGTGGGGACGACACTTGCCTTCGGGGAGACTGAATGGAAGAATCCAGGAACTGTATTCGTGGCGATGACTAAAGGTGGAAATATACGAGGATTCTCGCGTGCGGAAGAAGAAAACCATTATTCTGCCACGATGAATATTGTTGTGCTTGACGAAGGTACGAGTACTGGAGCGAGCAATAATATTGAGTGTAATATTATTGCAAGGGATGATACTCGGGAGATTGTTTTGACTCAAGCCTTGACTCTGGACGTGAAAACGAAACCGGATATGCAGGTGGTTACGAATATGGAGGTGAACGAGAGTGATGCGGGCGATGGACAATTGGAATCTGCCGTGAATAAAGTGGAGACGACGGATGAAACCGGAAACACGGAAGTTTTACCGGATGATAAAATTGATATTAAGAAAAACGACGTGAATGTGAATGTGTTGCCGGGAGACTGGCAAATTGGAAACACGGAAGATGTGGAGGTTGGAAAACCGGAGAGTGTGGTTCAGCCGGAAGGGACAGAAAAAGATTGGGAAAAAGGTAACGTAGAAGACGTCGTGGTAAAAGATTAA
- a CDS encoding elongation factor G: protein MKTYKPNEIKNIALVGSAGSGKTTLAEAMMYEGGVIPRRGSISAKNTSSDYRPVEQEYGSSVFPAVLYTEWKEHKLNFIDTPGADDFVGGVISALNVVDTGVMVINAVRGIEVGTEIISRHAKRLNKPLIFVINQVDHEKANFDHAVEQAKAAFGSKVVLVQYPVNPGIGFNRVIDVLKMEMYQWKPEGGKPDVLPIPKEEEEKANELHNALIEAAAENDEGLMELFFDKGSLTEDEMRAGIRKGLIARDMFPVFCVSAEKDMCVRRFMEFVINVAPSASSMPPSITEDGDEVPYDEKGPTSLYIFNTTVEPHLGEVIYFKVASGTVHEGDDLYNATNDAKERISTLYAVAGKNRTKVTEMMAGDIGATVKLKNTNNGDTLNEKDIHYKFGKIQYPNPRFRTAVKAVNTSDEEKLAEVLQRIHQEDPTFLVEYSKELKQMIISGQGEFHLNTMKWRIEHNDKLEIEFYPPRIPYRETITKYAYADYRHKKQSGGAGQFGEVHLVIEPYTEGMPAPTMYKINGVDSKISVKDTEVVELPWGGKLVFYNCIVGGVIDARFMPAILKGIMEKMEEGPLTGSYARDIRVSVYDGKMHPVDSNEISFKLAGRHAFSTAFKQASPKILEPIYDVEVLVPDEYMGDVMGDLQTRRAIIMGMEADSGFQKLMAKVPLKEMQRYSTALSSITGGRASFTMNFSGYEKVPAEVQDELLKAYQEEKEEDE from the coding sequence ATGAAAACCTATAAACCTAACGAAATTAAAAACATCGCGCTCGTGGGTAGTGCCGGGTCCGGCAAAACCACGTTAGCGGAAGCTATGATGTATGAGGGCGGGGTCATCCCGCGCAGGGGTAGCATTAGTGCAAAAAACACTTCATCCGACTACCGTCCGGTAGAACAGGAATACGGATCATCAGTATTCCCGGCTGTATTGTATACAGAATGGAAGGAGCATAAGCTCAATTTCATTGACACGCCGGGAGCAGACGATTTCGTCGGAGGAGTTATCTCTGCGCTGAACGTTGTTGATACCGGAGTAATGGTTATTAACGCCGTCAGAGGTATTGAAGTCGGTACCGAAATCATCAGCCGCCATGCCAAAAGACTAAACAAACCGCTCATTTTCGTTATAAATCAGGTTGATCACGAGAAAGCAAACTTTGATCACGCGGTGGAACAGGCCAAGGCAGCTTTCGGCTCGAAAGTCGTGCTAGTTCAATACCCGGTGAACCCGGGAATCGGCTTTAACCGCGTCATAGACGTCTTGAAAATGGAGATGTATCAATGGAAACCGGAAGGTGGTAAACCCGACGTACTCCCCATTCCCAAGGAAGAAGAAGAAAAAGCTAACGAATTACATAACGCACTGATCGAGGCGGCCGCCGAAAACGACGAGGGATTGATGGAATTGTTCTTTGACAAAGGTAGTCTCACGGAAGATGAAATGCGTGCCGGAATCCGCAAAGGACTTATCGCACGGGATATGTTCCCCGTTTTCTGCGTGTCGGCAGAAAAAGATATGTGCGTGCGCCGTTTCATGGAGTTCGTGATCAACGTGGCTCCCAGTGCCAGCTCCATGCCACCTTCCATCACGGAAGACGGGGATGAAGTTCCGTATGACGAGAAAGGCCCGACTTCCTTATACATATTCAACACGACAGTTGAACCTCACTTGGGTGAAGTGATCTACTTCAAAGTGGCATCCGGGACTGTCCACGAGGGGGACGACTTGTACAATGCCACCAATGACGCAAAAGAGCGTATCTCGACACTATATGCCGTGGCCGGGAAGAACCGGACAAAAGTGACCGAAATGATGGCCGGAGACATCGGGGCTACCGTGAAATTGAAAAACACGAATAACGGCGATACCTTGAACGAGAAAGACATTCATTACAAGTTCGGCAAGATTCAATACCCGAATCCTCGTTTCAGAACAGCTGTCAAGGCCGTGAACACTAGCGACGAGGAAAAACTGGCGGAAGTCCTGCAACGGATTCACCAAGAAGACCCGACCTTCCTTGTGGAATATTCCAAGGAGTTGAAACAAATGATCATTTCCGGCCAAGGAGAATTCCACTTGAACACTATGAAATGGCGTATAGAGCATAACGATAAACTGGAAATCGAATTTTACCCGCCACGTATCCCGTACCGTGAAACCATCACGAAATACGCTTACGCGGACTATCGCCACAAGAAACAATCGGGTGGTGCCGGACAATTCGGTGAGGTTCATCTCGTGATCGAACCCTACACGGAAGGAATGCCCGCCCCAACCATGTACAAGATCAATGGTGTGGATAGTAAGATTTCCGTGAAAGACACCGAAGTCGTTGAACTTCCGTGGGGAGGGAAACTGGTATTCTACAACTGTATCGTGGGAGGTGTGATCGACGCCCGTTTCATGCCCGCTATCCTGAAAGGGATCATGGAAAAGATGGAAGAAGGACCGCTTACCGGGTCATACGCACGGGATATACGTGTCAGCGTATACGACGGAAAAATGCACCCCGTGGATTCAAACGAAATTTCGTTCAAACTTGCCGGACGTCACGCTTTCAGTACGGCGTTCAAACAAGCATCCCCGAAGATTTTGGAGCCGATCTATGACGTGGAAGTTCTCGTTCCGGATGAATACATGGGTGACGTCATGGGTGACCTGCAAACCCGTAGAGCAATCATCATGGGTATGGAAGCAGATTCCGGATTCCAGAAATTGATGGCTAAAGTACCGTTGAAAGAGATGCAACGCTACTCCACGGCATTGAGTTCCATCACGGGAGGACGAGCCTCTTTCACCATGAATTTCTCCGGATATGAAAAAGTACCGGCCGAAGTTCAAGACGAGTTGTTGAAAGCTTACCAAGAGGAGAAGGAAGAGGATGAATAA
- a CDS encoding zinc metallopeptidase, with the protein MAGLPLIWIIFIGFTLLSWLVSHQLQSRFKKYSKIPTANGMTGRDVVEKMLRDNGVQGVKIGSVEGQLTDHYNPTNKTINLSHEVYYGANVAAAAVAAHECGHALQHAQAYSMLQLRSALVPVVSFASHWVQWILLAGILLLQQFPQLMLIGICLFALMTLFSIVTLPVEIDASHRALAWLRNSGITTYESQESAKDALKWAAYTYVIAALSSLATLLYYIMIYLGRRD; encoded by the coding sequence ATGGCAGGATTACCTTTAATTTGGATTATATTTATCGGGTTTACTTTGTTGAGCTGGCTGGTGAGCCATCAATTACAAAGTCGTTTTAAGAAATACTCTAAGATACCTACCGCTAACGGGATGACGGGGCGTGACGTGGTGGAAAAAATGTTGCGGGATAACGGGGTGCAGGGCGTGAAAATCGGTAGCGTGGAAGGACAATTAACGGATCACTACAACCCCACGAACAAGACTATTAATTTAAGTCACGAAGTATATTATGGTGCCAACGTGGCAGCCGCCGCTGTCGCTGCCCATGAATGTGGACACGCTTTACAGCATGCTCAAGCGTATAGTATGTTGCAATTACGTTCGGCTCTGGTTCCGGTGGTGAGTTTCGCGTCACATTGGGTGCAATGGATTTTGTTGGCAGGGATCCTGTTATTACAGCAATTTCCACAATTGATGCTGATTGGGATTTGTTTGTTTGCTTTGATGACTTTGTTCAGTATTGTCACTCTGCCCGTGGAGATTGATGCCAGTCACCGGGCTTTGGCTTGGTTGCGTAACTCCGGTATCACGACTTACGAATCGCAGGAGAGTGCTAAGGATGCTTTGAAATGGGCTGCTTATACTTACGTGATTGCCGCTCTTTCTTCTTTGGCTACCTTATTATACTATATCATGATTTATTTGGGAAGAAGAGATTAA
- a CDS encoding Rpn family recombination-promoting nuclease/putative transposase, protein MGKSNLVRFDWAAKRLLRNKSNFVVLEGFLSVLLEDEIHIERILESEGNQQKFDDKFNRVDMLAENSKGELVIIEVQNNRELDYFHRMLYGTSKAITEYINQGDPYAKVKKVYSVNIVYFDLGQGDDYVYHGYTEFRGIHTKDVLRLSVQQQEQFVCHDAGDLFPEYYVLRVDEFDKLAKTPLDEWILFLKTGEIAENVTASGLREARERLRVDKLSDAEQKEYERHMEALRYQRSVIQTGWIEGKAEGKAEGIKEGKAEGRAEGIAEGIKEGKAEGIKEGKIEGMKEGERKGKLEVARSLKQMGLSVESIAVATGLSIDDIEYLE, encoded by the coding sequence ATGGGAAAATCTAATTTAGTTCGTTTTGATTGGGCTGCAAAACGTTTATTGCGTAACAAGTCTAATTTCGTGGTATTAGAGGGGTTTTTGTCCGTGCTTTTAGAGGATGAGATTCACATTGAACGGATATTGGAGAGTGAAGGCAACCAACAGAAGTTTGATGATAAATTTAACCGGGTTGACATGCTTGCTGAAAATTCGAAAGGCGAGTTGGTTATTATAGAGGTCCAAAATAACCGGGAACTGGATTATTTCCACCGGATGTTGTACGGGACTTCCAAGGCGATCACGGAATATATAAATCAAGGGGATCCCTATGCTAAGGTGAAGAAGGTGTATTCTGTTAATATTGTTTATTTTGATTTGGGGCAGGGAGATGATTACGTGTATCACGGGTACACGGAGTTCCGGGGAATTCATACAAAAGATGTATTGCGATTATCCGTTCAACAACAAGAACAGTTTGTTTGTCATGATGCCGGAGATTTATTCCCGGAGTATTACGTGTTACGCGTGGACGAGTTTGATAAGTTAGCCAAAACTCCTTTGGATGAATGGATTTTGTTTTTGAAGACAGGAGAGATTGCGGAGAATGTTACCGCCAGTGGTTTGCGGGAGGCAAGGGAACGTTTGCGGGTAGATAAGTTGAGTGATGCGGAACAGAAAGAATACGAGCGCCACATGGAAGCATTACGTTATCAGCGTAGTGTTATTCAAACAGGATGGATTGAGGGAAAAGCTGAAGGAAAAGCCGAAGGGATAAAAGAGGGGAAGGCCGAAGGACGGGCTGAGGGAATAGCCGAGGGAATAAAAGAGGGGAAGGCAGAGGGGATAAAAGAAGGAAAAATAGAAGGTATGAAGGAAGGGGAGAGGAAAGGTAAATTAGAGGTTGCCCGTTCTTTGAAACAGATGGGATTATCTGTTGAGAGTATTGCTGTTGCCACCGGATTGTCTATTGATGATATTGAATATCTGGAATAG
- the metK gene encoding methionine adenosyltransferase, which translates to MGYLFTSESVSEGHPDKVADQISDAVLDKIIAFDPDAKVACETLVTTGQTIVAGEIKTEAYVDVQRIAREVINRIGYTKSEYMFDGNSCGVLSAIHEQSPDINRGVVREDPMEQGAGDQGMMFGYACNETDNYMPLSLELSHLLLYELAQIRKEGQEMTYLRPDSKSQVTIEYGDDNKPARIHTIVISTQHDEFVKATASTPEAQLEADAQMVDQIRWDIINILLPRVKRQLPERVQALFDEDLILHVNPTGKFVIGGPHGDTGLTGRKIIVDTYGGKGAHGGGAFSGKDPSKVDRSAAYAARHIAKNMVAAGIADEILIQISYAIGIARPVGVFVNTYGTAKVNLSDAAIAEKITSIFDLRPKAIEERLKLRNPIYQETASYGHMGRTPRIVKKVFSSNYWPTIEKEVELFTWEKLDYIEKIKEAFK; encoded by the coding sequence ATGGGATATTTATTTACATCTGAATCTGTATCGGAAGGTCACCCCGACAAAGTGGCTGACCAGATTTCCGATGCTGTACTTGACAAAATCATCGCCTTTGACCCGGATGCCAAAGTGGCTTGCGAGACATTGGTAACTACCGGGCAAACCATTGTTGCTGGGGAAATCAAAACTGAAGCGTATGTAGACGTACAACGTATCGCACGGGAAGTGATCAACCGTATCGGTTACACGAAAAGCGAATACATGTTCGACGGGAATAGCTGTGGCGTCCTGAGTGCCATTCACGAACAATCCCCCGACATCAACCGCGGCGTTGTTCGGGAAGACCCCATGGAACAAGGAGCCGGAGATCAAGGTATGATGTTCGGTTACGCTTGTAACGAAACGGACAATTACATGCCGTTATCTCTCGAGCTATCACATTTATTATTGTACGAACTGGCACAAATCCGCAAAGAAGGTCAGGAAATGACTTATTTGCGTCCGGACTCCAAATCACAGGTAACCATCGAATATGGGGACGACAATAAACCTGCCCGGATTCATACCATCGTGATCTCCACCCAACATGACGAGTTTGTCAAAGCCACGGCCTCCACTCCGGAAGCACAATTGGAAGCTGACGCTCAAATGGTGGATCAAATACGCTGGGACATCATTAATATTTTGTTACCGAGAGTGAAACGCCAATTGCCGGAACGGGTACAGGCCCTTTTCGATGAAGATTTGATTCTTCACGTGAACCCTACCGGAAAATTCGTGATCGGTGGTCCTCACGGGGACACGGGATTAACCGGAAGAAAAATTATCGTTGACACCTACGGGGGCAAGGGAGCCCACGGGGGAGGCGCTTTTTCCGGAAAAGATCCGTCTAAAGTGGACCGTTCTGCCGCTTACGCCGCACGCCATATCGCTAAAAACATGGTCGCAGCCGGGATTGCTGACGAAATATTGATACAGATTTCATACGCCATCGGAATTGCCCGCCCCGTTGGAGTTTTCGTGAACACTTACGGAACGGCCAAGGTGAACTTGAGTGATGCCGCCATTGCCGAAAAAATCACTTCAATCTTTGACCTACGCCCGAAAGCCATCGAGGAACGCCTGAAACTCCGTAACCCGATTTATCAGGAAACGGCAAGTTACGGCCACATGGGACGTACTCCTAGAATCGTGAAAAAAGTATTCTCCTCGAATTACTGGCCAACCATCGAAAAAGAAGTAGAACTCTTCACGTGGGAAAAGCTGGACTATATCGAGAAAATCAAAGAGGCGTTTAAATAA
- a CDS encoding cation diffusion facilitator family transporter gives MGHDHSHTGHQHAHEESTKNLGIAFFLNLGFAVIEIVGGIWTNSVAIISDAVHDFGDAFSIGVSYFLERYSRKKRTVTFTYGYKRFSTLGALINSIVLLVGSIFVFMETIPRLFHPAEVNYSGMMWLAVAGLVVNGFAALRLMKGNSISQRAVMLHLLEDVLGWVAVLIGSVIIRYTGWYFIDPLLSVCIGVFILTNVCRNLYTIFRILLQATPEHMPEDKIKAILLEVPNVKNVHDLHVWTLDGERNIASAHLIVADDISRTDAIRVKHDAVDRLKEAGIDHLTVEIEFEGEGCYSCPVE, from the coding sequence ATGGGACACGACCATTCACATACCGGGCATCAACACGCTCATGAAGAGAGTACAAAGAATTTGGGTATCGCTTTTTTCCTGAATCTGGGATTTGCCGTTATCGAGATTGTCGGGGGAATATGGACCAATTCGGTGGCTATTATTTCCGATGCGGTACATGATTTCGGGGATGCTTTTTCTATCGGGGTTTCTTATTTTCTGGAACGTTATTCGAGAAAGAAGAGGACCGTGACATTTACTTACGGGTATAAACGATTTTCGACGCTGGGGGCGTTAATCAATTCGATCGTGTTGCTGGTAGGGTCGATCTTCGTGTTCATGGAGACGATTCCCCGTTTATTTCATCCCGCAGAGGTGAATTACTCCGGGATGATGTGGTTGGCGGTGGCGGGACTTGTCGTGAACGGGTTCGCTGCCTTGCGGTTGATGAAAGGAAATTCGATCAGCCAGCGGGCCGTGATGTTGCATTTGCTGGAGGACGTGCTGGGATGGGTGGCCGTGTTGATCGGTAGCGTGATTATTCGTTACACGGGATGGTATTTTATAGATCCGCTACTTTCGGTTTGTATCGGGGTGTTTATTCTGACGAACGTGTGTCGGAATTTGTACACAATTTTCAGAATCCTTTTGCAAGCTACACCAGAGCATATGCCGGAGGATAAGATAAAGGCCATTTTACTGGAGGTGCCGAACGTGAAGAACGTGCATGACCTGCACGTGTGGACGCTGGACGGGGAAAGGAATATCGCTTCGGCTCACCTGATTGTGGCAGATGATATTTCCCGGACGGATGCCATCCGGGTGAAACATGATGCCGTGGATCGGTTGAAGGAGGCGGGCATAGATCACCTGACCGTGGAAATCGAGTTCGAAGGGGAGGGATGTTATAGTTGTCCCGTGGAATGA
- a CDS encoding NUDIX domain-containing protein, translated as MVTKLEIQKHLKYLKNGASKKFIELFNNFDEEDLCDRKNFTGHITASGTIIHIPTREVLLLHHKTLDKWHIPGGHVDLDDDSLFEASLREVEEETGLTAEQLIPINLIKNKPYCVEINSHPIPRNEKKNEDQHYHHDFRFVFAYTGNKRIHIDLNESLDYKWLSIDDPYLQEIMTTPETLDSILLEGLESYEQSVKLVRHNDYLVTPLASYLFRLGQHHYDRGNWESAEQMFSRSVSAYEDTYDDEYETPPSILAACWNLATVYEKTNRHSQKLQALEKGLNFAKEFARLDENFLPEISEFTERIDASRHSTGQL; from the coding sequence ATGGTAACGAAATTAGAAATACAAAAACACTTGAAATACCTGAAAAACGGGGCAAGTAAAAAGTTCATCGAACTATTCAACAACTTCGACGAAGAAGATTTGTGTGACCGTAAAAATTTCACCGGACACATCACGGCAAGCGGAACGATCATCCACATTCCCACCCGTGAAGTCCTGTTACTACATCACAAGACCCTTGATAAATGGCATATTCCCGGTGGCCACGTAGACCTCGACGATGATTCTCTCTTCGAAGCTTCATTACGGGAAGTGGAAGAAGAAACCGGACTGACAGCCGAACAACTGATTCCCATCAACCTCATTAAAAATAAGCCCTATTGTGTCGAGATCAATTCCCACCCGATTCCACGTAACGAGAAGAAAAACGAAGATCAGCACTATCATCACGATTTTCGTTTCGTGTTCGCGTATACCGGGAATAAACGTATACACATAGACTTGAACGAAAGCCTAGATTACAAATGGCTTTCTATTGACGATCCCTACCTGCAAGAGATCATGACAACTCCCGAAACACTCGATTCTATTTTACTGGAAGGACTGGAAAGTTACGAACAATCCGTTAAACTGGTTCGCCATAACGATTACCTCGTAACACCCCTAGCCAGCTACTTGTTTCGATTAGGTCAACACCATTATGACCGGGGCAACTGGGAATCCGCGGAACAGATGTTCAGTCGCTCTGTTTCCGCTTACGAGGACACGTACGACGACGAGTACGAAACGCCGCCATCCATTCTGGCCGCTTGCTGGAACTTGGCTACCGTCTACGAAAAAACAAATCGTCATTCTCAGAAATTACAAGCACTTGAAAAAGGCCTAAACTTTGCCAAGGAATTCGCCCGTCTCGACGAGAACTTCCTTCCCGAAATCTCCGAGTTCACGGAACGGATTGATGCCTCCCGTCATTCCACGGGACAACTATAA
- a CDS encoding ROK family transcriptional regulator: MNDSNTINKGSLPGLKEKRYLQKKAIIGFLYRMGELSKPEICRLTNVTTPTVSRMIEELIEEGWVIDRGCGNSIGGKRPHVFSLNPDAAYILGVDIGREYLRVAIFNLKNEPIEGILEYPSILEEQDDEATLRYVREKIDETIGHLNIDRAKIKMAGFALPGLIDREGTSYTYLTYEQPGIKSILEEMLQIPVFIDNDSNVMAMAEHTFGVAKDVNNVLCISVNECIGLGMILNSKLYRGGIGMAGEFGHIRISGLEAPCHCGKIGCLETVSSGRAIEKVAGKPLQDIIEAARKDDISAIDLLHRAGEKLGEGIATMVHLFNPDMVVIGGEIVQAGDLMLVPVQQAINKYALARMRGHCELKMSNLGVYSAILGTLMMVMEHLYDDTECGYSLY, encoded by the coding sequence ATGAATGACTCGAATACCATAAATAAAGGTTCACTACCGGGATTGAAGGAGAAACGGTACTTGCAGAAGAAAGCAATTATCGGGTTTCTTTACCGGATGGGAGAGTTGTCCAAGCCTGAGATTTGTCGCCTGACAAACGTGACCACGCCGACGGTTAGTCGCATGATTGAAGAGTTGATCGAAGAGGGATGGGTGATTGACCGGGGATGCGGAAATTCGATCGGGGGTAAACGTCCTCACGTGTTTTCATTAAATCCGGATGCCGCGTATATATTAGGAGTGGATATTGGTAGGGAGTACCTGCGGGTGGCTATCTTCAATTTGAAGAATGAGCCGATTGAGGGTATTCTGGAATATCCCTCGATTTTGGAAGAGCAGGATGATGAGGCGACTCTCCGTTACGTGCGGGAGAAGATTGACGAGACGATCGGGCATTTGAATATAGATCGGGCAAAGATCAAGATGGCGGGTTTCGCTCTTCCGGGATTGATCGATCGGGAGGGAACTTCGTATACTTATTTGACGTATGAACAACCGGGTATAAAGAGTATTTTGGAGGAAATGCTGCAAATCCCGGTATTTATTGATAACGATTCTAACGTGATGGCCATGGCGGAACACACGTTTGGGGTAGCCAAAGACGTGAATAACGTTTTGTGTATTAGCGTGAACGAGTGTATTGGTTTGGGGATGATCCTGAATTCGAAATTATATCGCGGGGGAATTGGTATGGCGGGAGAGTTCGGGCATATCCGTATTTCAGGGCTGGAGGCTCCATGTCATTGCGGAAAGATCGGTTGCTTGGAAACCGTGTCTTCGGGACGGGCTATCGAGAAGGTGGCAGGCAAGCCGTTACAGGATATTATCGAGGCGGCTCGGAAAGATGATATTTCGGCTATCGACCTCTTGCATCGTGCGGGAGAGAAGCTGGGAGAGGGAATAGCCACGATGGTACATTTGTTTAACCCGGACATGGTAGTCATCGGTGGGGAGATCGTGCAAGCGGGCGATTTGATGCTGGTCCCGGTTCAACAGGCAATAAATAAGTACGCTTTGGCTCGTATGCGAGGACATTGCGAGTTGAAGATGAGTAATCTGGGCGTTTATTCGGCGATATTGGGTACGTTGATGATGGTCATGGAACATTTGTATGATGACACGGAATGCGGGTACTCGCTTTATTAA